In a genomic window of Dyadobacter fermentans DSM 18053:
- a CDS encoding glycosylase, whose protein sequence is MKRIILFLSLALSGAALVTAFRSAAVEEFPAEIIKFKPYAGNPLFAGTGDPKTWDEKIRERGYILREGSKYYMWYTGYTKASGNDMKYLGLATSDDGLKWTRHPENPIHTTLWVEDMCVLKEGNTYYMFAESKDDIAHLLTSTDRISWKDQGAIDIRLKNGSPISKGPYGTPTIWKENGTWYLFYERNDAAVWLATSKDLKTWTNVQDEPVLDAGPEKYDAFAVAFNKIIRHKGLYYAYYHGSAFKDWREWTMNVAVSRDLIHWKKYAGNPIAGDNASSGFPVFDGKQYRFYTMHPDVRVYFPE, encoded by the coding sequence ATGAAACGCATCATTCTTTTCCTTTCGCTGGCATTGTCGGGCGCGGCATTGGTAACAGCCTTCCGCTCGGCGGCCGTCGAGGAATTCCCGGCCGAGATCATCAAATTTAAACCCTATGCCGGTAATCCGCTTTTCGCAGGCACCGGCGACCCTAAAACCTGGGACGAAAAAATACGTGAGCGGGGCTACATTCTCCGAGAGGGAAGCAAATATTATATGTGGTACACGGGCTATACCAAGGCATCGGGCAATGACATGAAATACCTGGGCCTGGCCACCTCCGACGACGGCCTGAAATGGACGCGTCATCCGGAAAACCCCATTCACACGACCCTCTGGGTGGAGGATATGTGTGTTTTGAAAGAAGGGAATACCTACTACATGTTCGCCGAAAGCAAAGATGACATTGCGCATTTGCTCACCTCGACGGACCGCATCAGCTGGAAAGACCAGGGGGCTATCGACATCCGGCTTAAAAACGGCTCACCCATCAGCAAAGGCCCATACGGCACGCCCACGATCTGGAAGGAGAACGGCACGTGGTACCTGTTCTACGAGCGCAATGACGCCGCCGTGTGGCTCGCCACCAGCAAAGACCTGAAAACGTGGACCAATGTGCAAGACGAACCCGTGCTGGACGCCGGCCCCGAAAAGTACGACGCCTTTGCCGTGGCATTCAATAAGATTATCCGGCACAAAGGCTTGTATTATGCCTACTACCACGGTTCGGCGTTCAAAGACTGGCGGGAATGGACGATGAATGTGGCCGTTTCGCGAGATCTCATCCATTGGAAAAAGTACGCGGGAAACCCCATTGCCGGGGATAATGCGTCGAGCGGATTTCCAGTGTTCGATGGCAAGCAATATCGCTTTTACACCATGCACCCGGATGTGCGCGTCTATTTTCCGGAATAG
- a CDS encoding purple acid phosphatase family protein — protein sequence MYFKISISKLISAGALSLCALAVSAQNAALYAPGDNPDRIVLNVTADPSTSMAVNWRTSDSVAESFAEIAVAEADPRFVSKAQKFKARTEKLVWQDTPSASYHSVVFENLQPATKYAYRVGCEQGWSEWIHFTTAGTRDQKLSFIYYGDVQVNISSLWSRVAREAFAKAPDARLAIYAGDLINKANRDAEWGDWFRGGSFIHAMIPAFPTPGNHDHYETPEGINTTSVFWRPQFTLPENGPKGLEETCYYADIQGVRFISLNSDQVDVSEQWAEVQKQWLEGILKNNPNRWTVITFHHPIFSPKSTRDNKRMRETFKPLFDQYKVDLVLQGHDHTYARGMANIPMTGKGAPSGTMYVVSVSGPKMTGSNVDRAAWMDRSALYTQLFHVVNVEGEKLSFETYTATGELYDAFDLIKQKNKVNRIVERIPANVAERR from the coding sequence ATGTATTTCAAAATCAGCATTTCAAAATTGATTTCGGCGGGCGCGCTCTCGCTGTGTGCGCTGGCGGTATCCGCGCAAAACGCCGCCTTGTACGCACCCGGAGACAATCCCGACCGCATTGTACTCAATGTCACGGCCGATCCGTCGACCTCGATGGCGGTGAACTGGCGGACGTCCGATTCGGTCGCCGAAAGCTTTGCTGAAATTGCCGTGGCGGAAGCCGATCCGCGTTTTGTCTCGAAAGCTCAGAAATTCAAGGCACGCACTGAAAAGCTCGTGTGGCAGGACACGCCGTCGGCCAGCTACCATTCCGTGGTGTTTGAAAACCTGCAACCTGCCACCAAATACGCCTACCGCGTGGGCTGCGAGCAGGGTTGGAGTGAGTGGATACACTTCACCACCGCCGGCACGCGTGACCAGAAATTGTCGTTCATCTACTATGGCGATGTGCAGGTGAACATTTCCTCGCTATGGTCGCGGGTGGCGCGCGAGGCGTTTGCCAAGGCGCCCGACGCACGCCTGGCCATCTACGCGGGCGACCTGATCAACAAAGCCAACCGCGATGCTGAATGGGGCGACTGGTTCCGCGGCGGCAGCTTCATCCACGCCATGATCCCCGCTTTCCCTACGCCCGGCAACCACGATCACTACGAAACACCCGAGGGCATCAACACCACGTCGGTATTCTGGCGGCCGCAGTTTACATTGCCCGAAAACGGCCCCAAAGGCTTGGAAGAAACCTGCTACTATGCAGATATTCAGGGCGTGAGATTCATTTCGTTAAACTCCGATCAGGTGGATGTTTCGGAGCAATGGGCAGAGGTACAGAAACAATGGCTTGAAGGCATTCTCAAAAATAACCCCAACCGGTGGACGGTAATCACTTTTCACCACCCCATTTTTTCACCCAAAAGCACCCGCGACAACAAGCGCATGCGCGAAACTTTCAAACCGCTCTTCGACCAGTATAAGGTAGACCTCGTGCTGCAAGGCCACGACCACACTTATGCCCGGGGCATGGCCAACATTCCGATGACTGGAAAAGGGGCACCGTCGGGTACGATGTATGTGGTGTCGGTGAGCGGCCCGAAAATGACCGGCTCCAATGTCGACCGTGCGGCGTGGATGGACCGCTCGGCGCTTTACACCCAACTGTTTCATGTAGTAAATGTAGAGGGAGAAAAGCTTTCTTTTGAAACATATACCGCCACAGGCGAGCTTTACGACGCTTTTGACCTGATTAAACAAAAGAACAAGGTTAACCGCATCGTCGAACGCATACCGGCCAACGTTGCCGAGCGCCGCTAG
- a CDS encoding Gfo/Idh/MocA family protein encodes MEKKNTVQEQPSSSRRDFIKAAAGTAAGLMIVPRHVLGKGYVAPSDKLTVAGVGVGGKGTSDIANFFKSGKANIGYLCDVDDRRAATSVKNFPQAKYYKDWREMFEKESKNFDAVSISTPDHTHAVVAMAAMQLGKHVYVQKPMTHDIYEARMLTEAAAKYKVVTQMGNQGASGDGVRQLHEWHDAGIIGNVHTVYIWTNRPIWPQGIPWPTDKPAVPAELDWNLWLGTAPYKDYVDNLIPGSWRGWWDYGTGALGDLGCHLMEAPFRILDLKYALDMQASVGSVFTAFGKRGIFPDSCPPSSHATLTFPKTPKTKGQVTMHWMDGGIKPERPEELGPNELFGDGNSGILFVGTKGKMMASEYAANPRLLPLSRMEEVKVKQKFARVPGSADGHYAQWVEGCIAGYGKMELSSPFEKAGPLTEAILMANLAIRGADMPKPRATGNGYDYPGANLKMLWDYKNMKVTNFDEVNQWVKRNYREGWSLGV; translated from the coding sequence ATGGAAAAAAAGAATACCGTTCAAGAGCAACCTTCTTCTTCGCGGAGGGATTTCATTAAAGCGGCCGCGGGTACTGCCGCCGGCCTGATGATCGTTCCCCGCCACGTGCTGGGCAAAGGCTATGTGGCACCCAGTGACAAGCTGACGGTTGCAGGAGTAGGGGTGGGCGGAAAAGGCACGTCCGATATCGCCAATTTCTTCAAAAGCGGTAAAGCCAATATCGGCTACCTGTGCGATGTGGACGACAGACGTGCAGCGACCTCCGTTAAAAATTTCCCGCAGGCTAAATATTACAAGGACTGGCGGGAGATGTTCGAAAAGGAATCCAAGAATTTCGATGCCGTGTCGATATCGACGCCCGACCATACCCACGCGGTAGTTGCTATGGCCGCCATGCAGCTGGGCAAGCACGTGTATGTGCAGAAGCCCATGACGCACGATATTTACGAGGCGCGGATGCTTACCGAAGCGGCCGCCAAATACAAGGTTGTGACGCAAATGGGCAACCAGGGCGCTTCGGGCGACGGTGTGCGCCAGCTCCACGAATGGCACGACGCCGGCATTATCGGCAATGTGCACACGGTTTATATCTGGACCAACCGGCCAATCTGGCCGCAAGGCATTCCCTGGCCTACCGACAAGCCCGCCGTTCCGGCTGAGCTCGACTGGAACCTGTGGCTCGGTACGGCTCCGTACAAAGATTATGTAGATAACCTCATTCCCGGCAGCTGGCGCGGATGGTGGGATTACGGCACCGGTGCATTGGGCGACCTGGGCTGCCACCTGATGGAAGCGCCATTCCGCATACTCGACCTGAAATACGCGCTCGATATGCAGGCTAGCGTCGGCAGCGTGTTTACGGCATTTGGTAAAAGAGGCATTTTCCCCGACAGCTGCCCGCCGTCAAGCCACGCTACTCTTACTTTCCCGAAAACACCTAAAACCAAAGGACAGGTAACCATGCACTGGATGGACGGCGGCATCAAGCCCGAGCGTCCCGAGGAACTGGGACCGAACGAACTGTTCGGCGACGGCAACAGCGGAATCCTTTTCGTAGGAACGAAGGGTAAGATGATGGCCAGCGAATATGCCGCCAATCCACGATTGCTGCCGCTTTCGCGCATGGAAGAGGTGAAGGTGAAGCAGAAATTCGCACGCGTGCCGGGCTCGGCCGACGGCCACTACGCGCAATGGGTGGAAGGATGCATTGCCGGTTACGGCAAAATGGAGCTCAGCTCGCCGTTTGAAAAAGCCGGTCCGTTAACCGAGGCGATCCTGATGGCCAACCTTGCGATCCGCGGAGCAGATATGCCTAAGCCGCGCGCCACAGGCAATGGCTACGACTATCCGGGTGCTAACCTGAAAATGTTGTGGGATTATAAAAATATGAAAGTCACTAACTTCGATGAGGTGAACCAGTGGGTGAAACGCAACTACCGCGAAGGTTGGAGCCTGGGCGTTTAA
- a CDS encoding helix-turn-helix domain-containing protein, producing the protein MKAQFEAFQPLPESSFRIFGYEVKEFDAPWHYHPEYELTVILQSEGIRYVGNSMESFEAGDLVLLGPNLPHCWKNTPDSVGPASSIVVQWPAEFMGSGWLNVEEFKSIRRLLQLATQGVRFNQEVSARVLPMLAAMLDMQPFPRLMKFLEILELLATVKSIHLLCEQGFTHPLNYEDNQRINTVYNYIREHYAERITLATLAGLVHMSEESFSRFFSRTMQKPLFTFLNEYRINMASKMLIETDMQVAEISFACGYESPPFFFRQFRKFGGITPAAYRNQFRTTEAEG; encoded by the coding sequence ATGAAAGCACAATTCGAAGCATTTCAGCCGCTACCCGAATCCTCCTTCCGCATCTTCGGCTACGAAGTGAAGGAGTTTGATGCGCCGTGGCATTACCATCCCGAATATGAGCTCACGGTGATCCTGCAAAGCGAAGGTATCCGCTACGTGGGCAACAGCATGGAAAGTTTCGAGGCCGGCGACCTGGTGCTGCTGGGGCCGAACCTGCCGCATTGCTGGAAAAACACGCCCGACAGCGTCGGCCCGGCCAGTTCCATTGTGGTGCAGTGGCCTGCGGAATTCATGGGAAGCGGCTGGCTGAATGTGGAGGAGTTCAAATCGATCCGCCGGCTGTTACAGCTGGCCACGCAGGGAGTGCGGTTCAATCAGGAAGTGTCGGCCCGGGTGCTGCCCATGCTGGCCGCGATGCTGGACATGCAGCCATTTCCCCGGCTGATGAAGTTCCTGGAAATCCTGGAACTGCTGGCGACAGTGAAAAGCATCCATTTGCTTTGTGAACAGGGATTTACGCACCCGCTCAATTATGAAGATAACCAGCGGATCAACACCGTGTACAACTACATCCGCGAGCATTATGCCGAGCGCATTACGCTGGCTACGCTGGCCGGGCTCGTGCATATGAGTGAAGAATCATTTTCACGGTTTTTCAGCCGGACCATGCAAAAGCCGCTCTTCACATTCCTGAATGAGTACCGCATTAATATGGCTTCCAAAATGCTCATCGAAACCGACATGCAGGTCGCCGAGATCAGTTTTGCCTGCGGATATGAAAGTCCGCCCTTCTTTTTCAGGCAGTTCCGCAAATTCGGCGGCATCACGCCCGCCGCCTATCGCAATCAGTTCCGCACGACGGAAGCCGAAGGATAA
- a CDS encoding phytanoyl-CoA dioxygenase family protein, whose amino-acid sequence MEVAIRDLSRHHELISDLFKQPSSKEEWEQYRLSDEQVAFFHENGYLSNIKLLDNWQVDALNKELAVTTDPAHPGHHLYYEFHSNESADPNAVLLHALGAWRVTEGFHDVLWNPAFVMAASQLLGNRPVRFWHDQLFCKPARHGGVVAWHQDYSYWTRSVPMQHLTCWTGLDDSMVENGCLYYVPKSHRWGLLDKPELAGDMEGLMQYLTEEQKAEFKPIPIEMKRGYGSFHHPLTVHGSYENRSERSRRAFVLNVFADGTASDTDAPLLDGVPAIPKGQALEGQFFPLLYNA is encoded by the coding sequence ATGGAAGTAGCGATCCGGGACCTTTCGAGGCATCATGAGTTGATTTCCGACCTTTTCAAACAGCCTTCCAGCAAGGAAGAATGGGAACAATACCGCCTGAGCGACGAGCAGGTGGCGTTTTTCCACGAAAACGGTTATCTCTCCAACATCAAACTGCTGGACAACTGGCAGGTGGATGCTTTGAATAAGGAACTGGCCGTTACAACCGACCCCGCGCACCCCGGGCATCATTTATATTACGAATTCCATTCCAACGAATCGGCCGACCCGAATGCCGTGCTTTTGCACGCCCTGGGCGCCTGGCGCGTCACCGAAGGCTTTCACGATGTGCTCTGGAACCCGGCATTCGTGATGGCTGCCAGCCAGCTGCTCGGCAACAGGCCCGTCCGTTTCTGGCACGACCAGCTGTTTTGCAAGCCCGCCCGCCACGGCGGAGTGGTAGCATGGCACCAGGATTATTCCTACTGGACGCGCTCGGTACCGATGCAGCACCTCACCTGCTGGACCGGCCTGGACGACTCGATGGTTGAGAACGGTTGCCTGTATTATGTACCCAAAAGCCATCGCTGGGGCCTGCTCGACAAGCCTGAGCTGGCCGGCGACATGGAAGGGCTCATGCAATACCTCACCGAAGAGCAAAAAGCGGAATTCAAACCGATACCCATTGAAATGAAGCGGGGATATGGCAGCTTTCACCACCCGCTCACCGTCCACGGCTCCTACGAAAACCGCTCCGAACGGTCGCGCCGGGCCTTTGTACTGAACGTTTTCGCCGACGGCACCGCCTCGGATACGGACGCCCCGCTACTCGACGGCGTACCAGCCATTCCGAAAGGACAAGCATTAGAAGGACAATTTTTCCCGCTCCTTTACAACGCATAA
- a CDS encoding carboxylesterase/lipase family protein has translation MRIKYLSLFLCRTMLLAATCGIHFAAFAADTLRVEGGKISGTVSSDGRVSIYKGIPFAAPPVGDLRWKAPQPVKKWNGVRACNAFGPSPVQGEPVPFSMWSAEFLIPKTPISEDCLYLNVWAEKQGKTSAKKPVVVWIYGGGFVSGGAGCAIYDGEATARKGVVFVSINYRVGAFGFFAHPELTKESGKNASGNYGLMDQIAALKWVKKNIAQFGGDPDNVTIAGQSAGSMSVNCLVVSPQAKGLFNKAIAESGAGFGRNYPSLKQAEEAGLKAAEKLNAGSLAALRKVPAEDILKNVTTYRGPITDGLVVPEPIDAIYAAGKQNPVVLLTGWNQNENAIAKPKTAADFQAQYNQQYGPAAQVFFQHYPAQTDAEAAHSQNELARDMSYGVQNYSWAKAQAAQGKPAYLYRFTRKLPATGIYAQYGAFHTGEVAYAYDNLRFIDRTLRPLEATDDQIANVMSAYWVNFIKTGNPNGRGLPEWPAFNANAPQMILLGEDIKAAPLTEQPALDFLIEQAARR, from the coding sequence ATGCGCATCAAATACCTTTCCTTGTTTTTGTGTAGGACAATGCTCCTGGCCGCGACCTGCGGCATTCACTTCGCTGCTTTTGCTGCTGACACGCTGCGCGTGGAGGGTGGGAAGATTTCCGGGACCGTCAGTAGCGACGGGCGGGTGAGTATCTATAAAGGCATTCCTTTTGCGGCGCCCCCGGTGGGTGATCTCCGTTGGAAAGCGCCTCAGCCAGTAAAGAAATGGAACGGTGTGCGGGCCTGTAATGCATTCGGGCCCAGTCCGGTGCAGGGTGAGCCGGTACCATTCAGCATGTGGAGCGCGGAGTTCCTGATTCCAAAAACGCCTATCAGCGAAGACTGCCTTTACCTGAATGTATGGGCGGAAAAACAGGGGAAAACGTCGGCAAAGAAACCGGTGGTGGTCTGGATTTACGGAGGCGGTTTCGTGAGCGGCGGCGCTGGCTGTGCCATTTATGACGGCGAAGCGACGGCCCGGAAAGGCGTTGTTTTTGTCAGTATCAATTATCGGGTGGGTGCATTCGGCTTTTTTGCGCACCCCGAACTGACGAAGGAATCGGGCAAAAACGCGTCTGGTAACTATGGCCTGATGGACCAGATCGCGGCTTTGAAATGGGTGAAAAAAAACATTGCCCAGTTCGGTGGCGACCCTGATAATGTAACTATCGCCGGGCAATCGGCGGGGTCGATGAGCGTTAACTGCCTCGTCGTGAGCCCCCAGGCGAAGGGTTTATTCAACAAGGCGATCGCGGAAAGCGGCGCGGGCTTCGGCAGGAATTATCCTTCGCTGAAACAAGCAGAAGAAGCAGGACTGAAAGCCGCGGAGAAACTGAATGCCGGCTCGCTGGCCGCATTGCGCAAGGTTCCGGCGGAAGATATCCTGAAAAACGTGACCACCTACCGCGGCCCGATTACCGACGGACTGGTCGTCCCCGAGCCGATCGACGCCATTTACGCAGCCGGGAAGCAAAATCCCGTGGTGCTTTTGACCGGCTGGAACCAGAATGAAAACGCAATAGCGAAACCGAAAACGGCCGCTGATTTTCAGGCACAATATAACCAGCAGTACGGCCCGGCGGCGCAGGTGTTTTTTCAGCATTACCCCGCCCAAACAGACGCCGAGGCCGCCCATTCGCAGAACGAACTGGCCCGCGACATGAGTTATGGAGTTCAAAACTACTCGTGGGCCAAGGCGCAGGCTGCCCAGGGCAAGCCGGCCTATCTCTACCGCTTCACCCGCAAGTTGCCCGCGACGGGCATTTACGCGCAGTACGGGGCATTCCACACCGGCGAGGTGGCTTATGCGTACGACAACCTCCGGTTTATCGACCGCACCCTGCGCCCGCTGGAAGCAACCGACGATCAGATCGCTAACGTAATGTCGGCATACTGGGTGAATTTCATCAAAACCGGGAACCCTAATGGCCGGGGACTGCCCGAATGGCCTGCATTTAACGCCAATGCACCGCAAATGATCCTGCTTGGCGAGGACATCAAAGCTGCGCCGCTGACCGAACAGCCCGCACTCGATTTTCTGATCGAGCAGGCCGCGAGGCGGTAG
- a CDS encoding sugar phosphate isomerase/epimerase family protein: MRIDRKTFLQNLSIAAGAALLPDLTQASPYIWKKPKMQLGFVTYLWGKDWDVPTLIKNLSDTHITGVELRVEHAHKVMPDLTAGQRKEVKKQFADSPVKIVGLGTNQQYDYPDQEKLKASIEKTKDFIRLSADVGGTGVKVKPNALHKEVPTEKTLEQIGLSLHALAAYAADFGQQLRLEVHGEETQELPNIRKIMDYADHKNAKICWNCNKQDLNGEGFQYNFDLVKKYFGDTCHVRELDRTDYPYPELIDNLAKMDYKGWVLLECHTNPDDKISALQQQRKVFDQMMAKY, encoded by the coding sequence ATGCGCATCGACAGAAAGACTTTCCTTCAAAACCTCTCCATTGCGGCCGGGGCCGCGCTCCTGCCCGACCTGACCCAAGCCAGCCCGTATATTTGGAAAAAACCCAAAATGCAGCTCGGCTTCGTGACCTATCTGTGGGGTAAGGACTGGGATGTGCCGACATTGATCAAAAACCTTTCTGACACACACATTACCGGCGTCGAACTTCGTGTGGAGCACGCGCACAAGGTCATGCCCGACCTCACAGCCGGGCAGCGGAAAGAGGTAAAAAAACAGTTTGCCGACAGCCCCGTGAAGATCGTGGGCCTCGGTACGAACCAGCAATACGACTATCCCGACCAGGAAAAACTCAAAGCTTCCATCGAAAAGACCAAGGACTTCATCCGCCTCAGCGCCGACGTAGGCGGTACGGGCGTGAAAGTGAAACCCAATGCGTTACACAAAGAAGTCCCAACGGAAAAAACGTTGGAGCAAATCGGGCTCTCGCTGCACGCGTTAGCGGCATACGCGGCCGATTTTGGTCAGCAGCTGCGGCTCGAAGTGCATGGCGAAGAGACCCAGGAACTGCCCAACATCCGCAAAATCATGGATTATGCCGATCATAAGAATGCCAAAATCTGCTGGAACTGCAACAAGCAGGACCTGAATGGCGAGGGCTTTCAATACAATTTCGACCTCGTGAAAAAGTATTTTGGCGATACCTGCCACGTCCGCGAGCTCGACCGCACCGATTACCCCTACCCCGAACTGATCGACAATCTTGCCAAAATGGATTACAAAGGCTGGGTATTGCTCGAATGCCACACCAATCCCGATGACAAAATCAGTGCCCTGCAACAACAACGCAAGGTTTTCGACCAAATGATGGCTAAATATTGA
- a CDS encoding enolase C-terminal domain-like protein: MPLIQEIHITPIAIVDPPLLNAAGLHAPYALRTVVEIVTDDRISGISEIPGNADIDAALEEAKALLIGRDPFNLNVIRQVLAGHFGTESAAARGDAPWDQRKLVHIFSSVEVACLDIIGKITGRPVVDLLGGKMRDRVPFSAYLFYKFEGAGGPLGFGTDPYATGWAAARQAAALDPESIVEQARAMCKEFGFQSIKLKGGVFEPRVEVDSMLALHRAFGPAVPLRVDPNAIWEVDTAIRYGRELKGILEYLEDPVRGQENMARVRKELGIPLATNMCTTSFGDIPRSIELGSEDIILSDHHFWGGLRASMTLSGICETFGRGLSMHSNSHLGISLAAMVHLGAALPGVPYALDTHYPWQSDEVIVGGRIQFDEGSVAVPTGPGLGVELDRAALQKLHQNYLECGLKKRDDEIEMQKKVPGWEFKAVRW, from the coding sequence ATGCCACTCATCCAAGAAATCCACATCACTCCCATTGCCATCGTCGATCCGCCGTTGCTGAATGCTGCCGGGCTGCATGCGCCTTATGCGCTGCGGACGGTGGTGGAGATTGTTACCGACGACCGCATTTCGGGCATTAGCGAAATCCCCGGTAATGCGGACATCGATGCTGCGCTGGAAGAAGCGAAAGCATTGCTGATCGGCCGCGATCCTTTTAACCTGAATGTGATCCGGCAGGTGCTTGCGGGACATTTCGGGACGGAATCGGCCGCTGCGCGCGGGGATGCGCCCTGGGACCAGCGGAAGCTCGTGCACATTTTCAGCTCGGTGGAAGTGGCCTGCCTGGACATTATCGGCAAAATCACCGGTCGTCCGGTGGTCGATCTGCTGGGCGGGAAAATGCGGGATAGGGTGCCTTTTTCCGCTTATCTGTTCTACAAGTTCGAGGGCGCTGGCGGCCCGCTGGGGTTTGGGACGGACCCGTATGCAACTGGCTGGGCCGCAGCGCGCCAGGCTGCCGCGCTCGACCCCGAGAGCATCGTCGAGCAAGCGCGTGCGATGTGTAAAGAATTTGGTTTTCAGTCCATTAAATTAAAAGGAGGCGTTTTTGAGCCGCGGGTCGAGGTAGATTCTATGCTCGCATTGCACAGGGCATTCGGGCCTGCCGTACCGCTGCGCGTCGATCCGAATGCGATTTGGGAAGTGGACACGGCGATCCGCTACGGCCGAGAGCTGAAAGGCATTTTGGAATACCTCGAAGACCCCGTGCGCGGACAGGAAAATATGGCCAGAGTCCGAAAGGAACTTGGCATTCCCCTGGCTACCAACATGTGTACCACGTCGTTCGGCGACATCCCGAGGAGCATTGAGCTGGGCTCGGAGGACATTATCCTCAGCGATCATCATTTCTGGGGCGGCCTGCGGGCGTCGATGACGCTATCGGGCATTTGCGAAACATTCGGGCGCGGACTTTCCATGCATTCCAACAGCCATTTGGGCATATCGCTTGCTGCCATGGTTCACCTCGGCGCGGCGCTGCCCGGCGTGCCCTATGCGCTCGATACGCATTATCCCTGGCAAAGCGACGAGGTGATCGTCGGCGGACGGATTCAGTTCGACGAAGGCAGTGTGGCCGTGCCCACCGGCCCCGGTTTGGGTGTGGAGCTGGATCGGGCGGCATTGCAAAAACTACATCAGAATTACCTCGAATGCGGCCTTAAAAAGCGCGACGACGAGATTGAAATGCAAAAAAAGGTGCCCGGCTGGGAGTTCAAGGCCGTGCGCTGGTAG
- a CDS encoding mannonate dehydratase, which produces MKRHQFMKVLATGSVGAAVIGENDARAAVPATPAEPKKVLMKVGCQSGGTSVENLEFKARHGVFNIDGGAPKIIEGKGWDLDDSMRKREACEKYGISLDAYHWPLASSGIDKAIFPNVMLGKSPQRDREIEQLQQMIMVAGKTGVPLLNYNTTILPVLRTGRTVDPKRGNATYSTWNYEEASKRNDPKTIAGDVNIDMMFERITYLLDRCLPVAKEYKVKLGNHIADPPTPVGYRGITRWNSPEVFAGIKRFAQLYDSPWHGFNFCIGSIAEGLKDPKTEILPIIKWVGDRKQIFNIHLRNIKGGWNNFQEVYPDNGDMNFLQVVRALRDVGFDGMVMPDHVPHHEAPGSTNEAFAFTYGYIKGLIQAASDEVRT; this is translated from the coding sequence ATGAAAAGACATCAGTTTATGAAGGTGCTCGCCACCGGCTCGGTAGGAGCGGCGGTAATAGGCGAAAACGACGCCCGCGCGGCAGTCCCCGCAACCCCCGCCGAACCCAAGAAGGTTTTGATGAAAGTGGGATGCCAGTCGGGCGGTACATCGGTCGAAAACCTCGAATTCAAGGCGAGGCACGGCGTTTTTAACATTGACGGCGGCGCGCCGAAGATTATCGAAGGCAAAGGCTGGGACCTCGACGACTCAATGCGGAAGCGGGAGGCGTGCGAAAAATACGGCATCAGCCTCGACGCCTACCACTGGCCGCTGGCATCGTCGGGGATCGATAAGGCCATATTTCCCAATGTAATGCTCGGCAAGAGCCCTCAGCGCGACCGGGAGATCGAACAATTGCAGCAAATGATCATGGTCGCCGGGAAAACGGGCGTGCCGCTTTTGAACTACAATACAACCATTCTTCCCGTGCTGCGCACCGGCCGCACGGTGGATCCGAAGCGCGGCAATGCGACATACAGTACCTGGAACTACGAAGAGGCATCGAAAAGGAACGACCCGAAAACGATCGCGGGTGACGTGAATATCGATATGATGTTCGAGCGCATTACCTACCTGCTCGACCGCTGCCTGCCCGTTGCAAAGGAATACAAGGTGAAGCTCGGCAACCACATCGCCGATCCGCCGACGCCCGTCGGTTACCGAGGCATTACGCGGTGGAACAGTCCGGAAGTGTTTGCGGGCATCAAGCGTTTCGCGCAGCTGTACGACAGCCCGTGGCATGGTTTCAACTTCTGCATCGGCTCCATTGCCGAAGGTTTGAAGGACCCCAAAACTGAAATTTTGCCGATTATCAAATGGGTAGGCGACCGGAAACAGATCTTTAATATCCATTTACGCAATATCAAAGGCGGCTGGAACAATTTTCAGGAAGTTTACCCCGACAATGGCGATATGAATTTCCTGCAAGTTGTCCGCGCGCTCCGCGACGTCGGTTTCGACGGCATGGTCATGCCCGACCACGTCCCCCACCACGAAGCCCCCGGTTCCACAAACGAAGCATTCGCATTCACGTACGGGTATATCAAAGGCCTCATCCAGGCGGCATCGGACGAGGTGAGGACGTGA